From the genome of Deltaproteobacteria bacterium, one region includes:
- a CDS encoding saccharopine dehydrogenase NADP-binding domain-containing protein yields the protein MKRVLVLGAGLVTRPHVRYLLNIPDFHVTVASRTVSKAKALVEGRANGTAVELDAEDQTRLRELIAGSDLAVSLLPYVYHPTVARHCIELKKTMVTTSYVSDAMQQLDGEARKAGVLILNEVGVDPGTDHMSAMKVIDRVRKDGGVVVGFRSYCGGLPAPEANTNPLGYKFSWSPRGVILAGKNPARWRENGKEMYVPGEELFDHHWMVQIEGFGELEGYPNRNSLPYAEIYGIPKAETIFRGTLRYVGWCESLSRIVKAGWLSEEPIDLSNLTFKELTAKLLGVPAEDVRKEAIRRLDMKEDSHAFKSFEWLGLFSDEPLPLTRGSALDVIVARMQDKMRYAEGERDMLIMQHEFTAEYPDHRAVITSSLIDYGIPHGDTSMSRTVGLPAAIAVRMILQDQVRLAGVHRPIIPELYEPILAELEELGIRFTERIETVTPAS from the coding sequence ATGAAGAGAGTCCTGGTTTTAGGCGCGGGCCTTGTGACCCGCCCACATGTGCGGTACTTGCTCAACATACCCGATTTCCATGTTACCGTTGCCAGCCGGACGGTAAGCAAGGCAAAGGCCCTTGTCGAGGGCCGGGCCAATGGCACAGCCGTGGAACTAGATGCCGAGGACCAGACCAGACTCCGTGAGTTGATTGCCGGGTCTGATTTGGCTGTCAGCCTGCTGCCCTATGTCTATCACCCCACCGTTGCCCGCCACTGTATCGAACTGAAGAAGACCATGGTGACCACCTCCTACGTGAGTGATGCCATGCAGCAACTCGACGGTGAGGCCAGGAAAGCTGGTGTCTTGATCCTGAACGAAGTCGGTGTGGATCCAGGCACAGACCACATGTCGGCCATGAAGGTCATCGATCGGGTCCGAAAAGACGGCGGGGTCGTCGTGGGTTTCAGGTCCTATTGTGGTGGCCTCCCTGCACCTGAGGCCAATACCAATCCTCTGGGCTACAAATTCTCTTGGAGCCCGCGAGGTGTCATCCTGGCGGGCAAGAACCCTGCCCGCTGGCGGGAGAACGGCAAGGAGATGTACGTTCCTGGAGAAGAACTCTTCGACCATCACTGGATGGTACAGATAGAGGGATTCGGGGAACTCGAAGGCTACCCCAACCGCAACAGCCTTCCTTATGCGGAGATCTACGGCATACCCAAGGCCGAAACCATCTTCCGGGGCACATTGCGCTATGTGGGCTGGTGCGAGAGCCTCAGCAGGATCGTGAAGGCGGGCTGGTTGAGCGAAGAACCGATCGATCTGTCCAACCTCACCTTCAAGGAACTGACCGCAAAGTTGCTGGGTGTCCCGGCCGAAGATGTCAGGAAGGAAGCTATCCGCAGGCTCGACATGAAGGAGGATTCTCACGCCTTCAAGAGCTTTGAATGGCTCGGCCTCTTTTCCGATGAACCACTTCCCCTAACCCGGGGCTCGGCTCTGGATGTGATCGTGGCACGGATGCAGGACAAGATGCGGTACGCCGAGGGTGAGCGCGATATGCTCATCATGCAGCACGAGTTCACTGCGGAGTACCCGGATCATCGGGCGGTGATCACCTCATCCTTGATCGACTATGGCATCCCCCACGGCGATACATCCATGTCAAGAACCGTGGGGCTGCCGGCGGCCATCGCCGTGCGGATGATTCTCCAGGATCAGGTGAGACTTGCCGGCGTCCACAGGCCGATCATCCCGGAGCTTTATGAGCCGATCCTGGCCGAACTTGAAGAGCTGGGCATCAGGTTCACGGAAAGGATCGAAACCGTGACACCCGCGTCCTGA
- a CDS encoding molybdopterin molybdotransferase MoeA: MPFEAFFHVKTPDQVYSLLERFGPVGIEELDLGDCLQRILAEDVFSPTDLPPFDRSTVDGYALKAEDTFGASESNPALLRVIGEVLMGNATDLVVSHGEAVQVPTGGMIPRGADAVLMIEHAESIADGVLQAKKAISPRENIIEQGEDIKKGERILSKGQRIRPQDMAATAALGRSRIRVYRRPRVAIVSSGDEIVDITEEPGPGKIRDINRYSLSGQIERAGGVPLFVGVARDSFEDLMSLCEKGLQGSDMLVISGGSSVGTLDFTTRVIGSFPDSETMVHGVSIRPGKPTVIGRTGSRPVAGLPGHPVSAMIVFDLFMRPLIWRLSGYVGDPWPLGKRVPAVLTRNVASSPGREEYIRVRTEETGGRVLAHPILGKSGSISTMVNANGVIRIDMDSEGLEDGSPVEVLLF, from the coding sequence TTGCCGTTCGAAGCCTTTTTTCATGTGAAAACACCGGACCAAGTATACTCCCTATTGGAGAGATTCGGGCCGGTCGGAATTGAGGAATTAGACCTCGGTGACTGCCTCCAAAGGATTCTAGCCGAGGACGTATTCTCTCCCACGGACCTCCCGCCCTTTGACCGATCCACTGTCGACGGTTACGCTCTCAAGGCTGAAGACACGTTCGGAGCCTCTGAGAGCAACCCCGCCCTGCTGAGGGTGATCGGGGAGGTCTTGATGGGCAATGCCACTGATCTTGTCGTCTCCCACGGTGAGGCTGTCCAGGTTCCAACTGGCGGAATGATCCCCCGGGGAGCAGACGCGGTATTGATGATAGAGCATGCCGAGTCGATAGCCGACGGCGTTCTTCAGGCAAAAAAAGCCATCTCCCCACGGGAGAACATAATCGAACAAGGAGAAGACATCAAGAAGGGAGAAAGAATCCTTTCCAAGGGGCAGAGGATACGCCCCCAGGATATGGCGGCCACGGCTGCTCTCGGCAGATCGAGGATCAGGGTTTACAGGAGGCCGAGGGTCGCCATCGTCTCCTCTGGGGACGAAATCGTCGACATAACCGAAGAACCCGGCCCGGGGAAGATTCGCGACATCAATCGTTACTCCCTGAGCGGTCAGATAGAAAGAGCAGGAGGGGTGCCTCTTTTTGTTGGTGTTGCCCGTGACTCTTTTGAAGATCTCATGTCGCTCTGTGAGAAAGGGCTCCAGGGATCAGACATGCTGGTCATATCCGGAGGCAGTTCCGTGGGGACTCTGGATTTCACCACCCGTGTCATCGGCTCCTTTCCTGATTCAGAGACCATGGTTCACGGAGTCTCAATCAGGCCGGGCAAGCCGACGGTTATCGGCAGAACCGGGTCGCGGCCCGTGGCCGGCCTTCCTGGCCATCCGGTTTCTGCCATGATAGTCTTCGACCTGTTCATGAGGCCCCTTATCTGGAGACTTTCGGGCTATGTGGGTGATCCTTGGCCTCTGGGCAAGAGGGTTCCGGCCGTGTTGACTCGAAATGTGGCTTCATCTCCTGGAAGGGAAGAATACATCCGCGTGCGTACCGAGGAGACAGGGGGCCGTGTTCTTGCCCATCCGATCTTGGGGAAATCCGGCTCCATTTCTACGATGGTCAATGCAAACGGCGTGATCAGGATCGACATGGATTCAGAGGGTCTCGAAGACGGCAGTCCAGTCGAGGTTCTACTCTTCTGA